The genomic region GTTCCCCAGCCAAGGCATCTCCCAGACGGATCCCTCTCGCACCCCTCcagactgtttctctctctaaaGTTTGTCGTCATGCAAGCCGAATTCCCGCCTTGGGAATACTAGGTGGAGCTGGACACtgcggtgtgtttgtgtgtgaccagCAGCTGGTCTGTGTGATGTCTCCGTTAAAGGTTGTTGGTTTCGCCGGGTGCTGTGGCAGCGTAGTGCGTCGCTGAGAGACGGTATgctgtgtcactgtctgtgtctccaatggcaccctattccctacgtagtgcattATCTAGGGAGCCATTTGGGCACACGCAGCCACTGTCCGCTGTACTGGGCACCGGCCCAGGGGAGCACAGACGGACTGGCGCGCTGCATTACACCGCTCGCTGCAATTCACTGCAATGCCGTTGTCCGTCTCCTCTACCAAAGCGCCTGAATGGAACAAAGCTCTCTCCTCAAACCTGGCTTAAAGATGGATAATGGATTTTGAATTCACTGGGCCGGGGTTGTCTTTTTGAAGGGCTGGGCTGCCAGGAGCCAAGGAGGATTGCGGCGGCTGGCAGATGGGCAGTGAGATATTGGAGGTAGGGCAGGTGCCTCGTGCTGCATCCGGTGTGACTGATTTGGCTGCTACAGCGGTGGATACCAGTGCTGTTTAATGTCCTGCTGTGGAGTGGCATTGGCTTGTGGCTGACTGGTGGACAGTACAGCGAGGTCGTTTCACATTGTGCGGTGTTCGCAAGgagttgtgtgtgttttatgttcaGGCTGTAGATgtttagaggtgtgtgtgttcagggccGGCTGAGGATGTTTTAGAGGTGTGTGTGAGACGGGCGGAGAGATTGCGTTCTCCGACATCTCTTATTGTTGTCTCTGGGCTGCTGGACCCCCCCCCGCCCACTCCCTGGTCCACTTTGTGTAGCTGTTAGCGATACTGCTAATGATAACCGTCTGCTGGTAGATGGACAGGCTTTCCCCAAAAAAACTCATCAGTTAAACGTTAACTGAAAAGTGGCCTCTGCCTttctggcagaatgatatcatgattatttacGTCAATCCAATGGCCGTTTGTTTTTGCAGACtctgcaatcacatgagcgctacagaaaCACTGTTAACCAAAGGGCATGCGCACTTgctttaaagggtaactacacccatAATTACAAATGTCTTAGATTTTTCCAAGACCTCAAAAGTAGTCTCCTGATGTGGTGTATCCATTGTTGtcgtatttctttttttttaaacctgggGGGGAAACGTTTCACGGGAACATGGAAAAACAAAACGGAGAAAATGGGATTTGGGGGAAAGAGTGTGGATTCAGGCCATAAATAAACGATTTTATGGGGGCCTACATGTCAGCCAGATTGCTTTTATGTTATTACCTACCTAGGTTTTTTGAAAAAAGCATGGTGAGTTCAATCATTGGAAGCTGTCAACCCAATGCAAGGTGGTGAGAATGGATGGACACTAAAAGGGGGTTTACTATAACCTAGCATGTGTTCTTGAGGATGAGTGGGGGCGGACATTGGATAACTAGATATTTTTTTGCTCATATTTATCAATTTTATGTGTCCTCTTGAACTTGCGTTGCCAGCTGCTTTACAAACTTAAAATCTATGGACTTACTTCTACCTAATATCTTATAAACCTAGGTTGAAATTTCATTGGACTTTACATTTTCTAGATGGTTAGATTGGAACGACAACCAGTTAGCCTGGCAATTGTTGCCCAGGAGTGGAAAGATGGAGGAGCACCACCATCAATGAAGCATCGAGCTTTCCCGGCTGACAGATAGTAGTGGGGATGGGGGACAATATTGagcagggggaaggggagggggaatTATCCTTCTATCATCAGTTGTGCCCTTGAAGCACTGGGTAAAGAAAGGCTCCAAGTATCCACCCCCctgttctttctctccctctctctttatctcccccaTCCATCCCTGAGAGAAGGGAGAGTCATTGTGAGGGGAAATTAGTATGATGGGCTACATTAGACAATTGATACCCTAGTCTGAACATCAGTGTTCTGTGTTGATATGGGTTTGTGTGGGTATGTTCATTCTTCCTTGCCCCAGTGTGTGGTGTTGTATTGACTCTTCAGTCTCTTGGCACGAGAGCAGGTTTCTTTTTGTAGGAGGGAGCAGCAGGTAACTGTGGGAGCATTGTTAACGCTGCTGTCTTTAAGTAGCGTTACATGTTACAAAAATACCTTGAAGAACCTAGAAGTATTAAGCCTAACTATTACAGAAGTACCGTAAATACCCTAAAATGGTGCTAGATGGTATTTAAAAGGGTATACAGCTGCTGAACACATTGAGGTAAATCTCTGCTCTTTATTCCCTCTTCCTCACATTCCTCTTTCCTATTCTATtttgctcctcctctctcccctcttccccctctttttCCTCCTCACTCCAGCGGTCGGGCACGAGGCGGCGCTACCATGACGATGGTATCTCGGACGACGAGATCGAGGGGAAGAGGACCTTTGACCTGGAGGAGAAGTTGAGGAGCGAGAGGTTCACCTCAGACAGGGTGAAACGCATGGAGGGGAAAGGTCAGTGTTGGGGGGGGGTCATCGTAATCCTATATCTATATGTCCTTCTACAGTGGAGGGTTTGGCTGTGGCTAAATATTGGAGACATTGGCTGTGTctgaaattacaccctattccctatataatgcacttcTTTTGACAGTAGAAGCATGCTATAGGGTTACAAACTTGAGTAGCTTTGAGGATTCCTGTTTAGTTTATGGATTATCGTGTGTGGTTTTTCCAGACCTCACGTTTGAGTACATCCAAAGAGGTGGGTTGAGGGACCCGATCATCTTTGAGAAGCCAGACGGACTGGGCATCAAGTAcgtcctcctcttccccctccaaaCTCTGTTGGAAACACACTTCCTTTATTCTCTCTGGGGCAGTTAGAATGGCTGAAGTTGCATTAGTCTGTAAGTCTCCATGAGTAATATGTAACCCCGGTTTGTTTTGCTTTGTTGTGCTCTCTAAAGGATGCCAGATCCAGACTTCAGTGTGAACGACGTCAAGATATTTGTTGGTAAGATTCCACCCTCCTCCGGTGTTTCTATCCAAACACGCCTCTTCCCTTTTTTTCCAATTTATCATCTTCACCCACACTCTCTTTCTATGCTAactctcttcctctgtttctttTGTCTTTTTTAACACTCCCTCATTTACATCTCCTTTATTTCCCTCCCTCCCGTTTTTAACACCACAGTCGACCAAACAagcctgcaggctctagtttgatCTAATAGTggtatggtcaagtgctgcaaagaaggacTTAGAAAATCTGCAGCtggcccagagcagagcagaaccgtctgcatgtcagtctctctctgctcAAAGTACAGGAGGGATTGACAGCATCAATTCTTGTGAGAAATATTGTGTTAATTTCCAAATTGTCTGTATAATCAATTTCCATATAGCTCTGACAGGCGTACttacccaccagacatgccaccaggggtctcttcagtccccaaatccagaaccaATTCAAGGCAACGCACAGTATTCTATAGAGCCATTATTTCATGGAAcacccatctcaagcaaaccgcAAAAAAATGCTTCAGAACAACACCTCACAGAACAAGGCCTCTCCCCATCTGACCTAATTAACTGATagtcagtattcagacccctttaccttTCCCACATTTTAtcacgttacagccgtattctaaaattgattaaataccccataatgaaaaagcaaaaacaggtttttatgcatatatgggtatgatgctacaagcttggcacacctttatgtggcgagtttctcccattgttctctgcaggtcctccccgccattgaaaaacatccccacagcatgctgctgctaccaccatgcttcaccgtagggatggtgccaggtttcctccagacgtgatgcttggcattcaggccaaagagttcaatcttggtttcatcataagataatcttgtttctcatggtctgagattcctttaggtgccttttggcaaactccaagcgggctgtcatgtgccttttaatgaggagtggtttccgtctggccactctactataaagggctgattggtggagtgctgcagagatggttgtccttctgaaagtttctcccatctccacagaggaattcgaGCTCTGTTGGTGActttggttcttggtcacctccctgaccaaggcccttctcccctgattactcagtttggctgggcagccagctctaggaagagtcttggtggttccaaacttcttccatttaagaatgagggaGGCTACTGTGTTATTGAGGACCTACAATGCTGCAgggatgttttggtacccttctccagatctgtgcctcgacacaatcggagctctacagacaattccttcgacctcatggcttggttaatGCTCTGACGTACTgtccactgtgggaccttatatagacaggtgtgtgcctttccaaatcatgtccaatcaatggaatttatcacaggtggactccaatcaagttgtagaaacatctcaaggatgatcaatggaaacaggatgcacctgagctcaatatttcaagtctcttagcaaagggtctgaattcttatgtaaataaggtatttctgttttagtttaaaaaatttgcaaaaaattcgaaagctgtttttgctttaccattatggggtattttgtgtagatttgaTCCATTtgtgaataaggctgtaacgttacaaaaagtggaaaaaggcaacgtgtctgaatacttttagaatgcactgtacatgtactGATGTGTGGGTATTTCTCAGTAGGACCCTTTTGTTGTCCTACTCTCATTTTAAATTGGTGTCGTTCAGCCCTTGAactcttgtctattgatgttctgtattatttcATGTTCAGGAAGAGTCGCTGCTGCTTCAGCAACAATTAATGGGGATCCcagtaaaatacaaaatactCTTACCttttcctcctctcacctttttgtctgtctcctctttctctcctttgttCCTCCCTCACCATATCACCCatctgtctgccccccccccccctctctctctctctctctccctccttggcTCTCCCAGGCAGCAGGCGTATGATCGACGTGATGGATGTGAGCACTCAGAAGGGTATAGAGATGTCTATGGCCCAGTGGAGACGTTACTACGAGACGCCCCCCTCCCAGAGGGACAAACTCTACAACGTCATCAGCCTGGAGTTTAGTCACACCAAACTGGAGAACCTGGTCCAGAGGCCTACATCGGTCAGTCtgacatacatgcatacataggAACGCACggacacgctcacacacaccaaGCTGACGAACCTGATCCGGAGGCCCGTGTTTGCcagtctgagacacacacacatacaggcatattagcacgcagacacacaaatgcattttggcacacacacacacacacacaccctgctgtcTGTTCTTACCTCCTCCTGTGTGTCCTATCAGGTGGACATCATAgactgggtggacaacatgtgGCCTCGGCAcctgaaggagagacagagagactccaccAACTCCATCACAGACATGCAGTACCCCAAAGTGCAGAAGTAAGGCTCAAATgtgtccccaaatggcaccctattccctatgtagtgcacaactATTGACCAGGGTCTGCAGGGTCCACCAACTCCCATCACAGACATGCCGTACCCCAAAGTGCAGAAGTGAGTCCCTCTCCCTCATCAACTGCATTCTCTTTCCCCCTTCTTTTCCCTCCAACCTCCGTTCCAGGTACTGTCTAATGAGTGTGCAGGGCTGCTACACGGACTTCCACATCGACTTCGGAGGTTCCTCGGTCTGGTACCACATACTGAGGGGTGGCAAGGTAAGAGCGAACGACTTGAACTCACTCTGTACGACTTGGACTTGACTCGCGTAAGAGCGACTCTTGTTTCCTCTCACTTCTTACCTCTGACCCTTTACTTCCTGTCAGGTGTTCTGGCTAATCCCGCCCACGCCTCAGAACCTGGAGCTGTATGAGGACTGGGTGTTGTCAGGGAAACAGGGAGACATCTTCCTGGGAGACAAGGCCCAGGACTGTCAGAGGATAGAGCTGAAGCAGGGCTATACCTTCATGATCCCTTCAGGTACCCACTTAATATGTAGTGAAATCTGgtgtacatacagtgaggggaaataagtatttgatccctctgcaaaacatgacagtacttggtggcaaaaccgttgttggcaatcagagatcagacgtttcttgtagttggccaccaggtttgcacacatctcaggagggattttgtcccactcctctttgcagatcttctccaagtcatttttttatttatttatttatttcacctttatttaaccaggtaggcaagttgagaacaagttctcatttacaattgcgacctggccaagataaagcaaagcagttcgacaacatacaaaaacacagagttacacatggagtaaaacaacatacaatcaatgatgcagtagaaaaaaataagactatatacaatgtcattaaggtttcgaggctgacgtttggcaactcgaaccttcagctccctccacagattttctatgggattacggtcaggagactggctaggccactccaggaccttaatgtgcttcttcttgagccactcctttgttgccttggccatgtgttttgggtcattgtcatgctggaatacccatccacgacccattttcaatgccctggctgagggaaggaggttctcacccaagatttgacggtacatggccccgtccatcgtccctttgatgcggtgaagttgtcctgtcccccttctgtctctcactgttcaattaaacctaccattaaaattatagactgatcatttctttatcagtgggcaaatgtacaaaatcagcaggggatcaaatacttctttccctcactgtatattgtaatgtttaaaaaaaatgtataactgccttaattttgctggaccccaggaagaatagctgctggggatccataataaatacacttTGAATTGTACTTGTGCTTTGGCACATACAGATATTTAACCGTTTGATCCTAGTGGTGTTTTCCTGTTTCTAATGTTTTATCTTTGTTTGTCCTGTCAGGTTGGATCCATGCGGTCTACACTCCAGTGGACACCCTGGTGTTTGGGGGAAACTTCCTCCACAGCTTCAACATCCCCATGCAACTCAACATCTACAGCATCGAGGACAGGACACGGGtgggtcagacacacacagacacactctctctctcctctgtttttaTTCCTGAGCACTCGTAGAAGAGAAGTTCCTGTGTATGTAGTGGAAGTTACTAATAAGTTGAGCTTGGTGTCTGTGCAGGTACCAGCTAAGTTCCGTTACCCGTTCTACTATGAGATGTGTTGGTACGTATTGGAGAGATACCTCTTCAGTCTGACCAACACCTCCTACCTCACGCCTGATTTCCAGAAACACTCCCTGGGCATCGGTCAGTGCCAACACTACCCTCTCTCTGCTTCTGTGTCtttgtttctctgtttctgtctctctctttgtttctctgttctcgctctctctctcaccccctctcgctctctcactctctctctctctctcactctctcactctctctctctcaccccccctccctccctctctctcacccccctaaCCATCATTATTCTATATTAGGTGATTACGTTTGAATGACAACACAAGAGCTATAACttgagccgtgcgtcctccgtaTTACGTTAGACTACAAACCTTGACTTGCTCTGTGAAGTGTCTTCTCTTTCCAGCTCCACCTCttaatctctccctccctccctccctccctccaggtcttACGAGAGACCCCTCCACCTGTGAGTCAGTCAACGGTCACACCCagaaggaggatgaagaggaggctCCCCCGACGCGGGGCTCTAAGCccggggtgaaggttcacctgaCGCCCTTTGAGCTGGAGGGGCTGTGGAACCTGCTGGGGAAGCTGGAGTCGCTGCCCTCACAGAAGAACTGTGTCCCGGCGGGCATACACAATGCTCCCGCTCTGCTGCACGACATCAGGGTGAGTGCTGGGTGGGTAGGGTTGTGTCTGACAGAGTTAAATATCCTAATATCAAAATGGATGACCGCGTGACTAAGTCACTTTAGATAAAGGCGTCTGTGGAATGGCATGTTTTATAAAGTGTGTGTCTTTTGTTCATGTATTAACCTTCTTGTCTTCTCTAAGGCCCTGCTGAAGGAGCATGCTAATGACATCCCCAAACTGTCCTACACTGGAAAGCCCATCGTCAAGTGGCCCACTAGGGTGAGAAGGACACGCGCCACATTCAGTCACATGCTCATAGTAACCGTTTACACTCAAACGGGTTCAGATTGGCAGGTTTGGGACGCCAGCGGCTGTACGGTAACATGCTGTACCCGACGTCAGAGCTCAGGTTCTCCGCTTCACAGCTCCTGACAGCCGTTATAAACTTGAGGGGGGTCTGAGAGACAAAAATGCTTTTAAATTATGAGGACtcgatgtattttgaaagatgaaatGTTGAGGACGATAATAAACACCGCTTTGACGTCATACAAGCGAGCCAAACacctgtgagtccaaatgtgaccTTCACATTTCCATGTGAAGGTCATTTCCTTCACAAACTCGTGTCATATACAGCGTCAACGTCTCTGATCactgatgtacagttacaagatggcATGGTGTCATAAcctgttctgaacagaatgagcctgtgtttgtttattgtgaagaaaatatTTGGCGTATCACGCACACGAATGCACTCGTCCTACGCACACCGAAATTCCGATCTGTCTCTGAATTGCCGTGTGAACGCCAAACACTAAGATCGTAccttataacttagctagtcatgttggcaatagaaacAAGTTTtcaatgatgcccacctgacccagactGCAGTTTATAATGATGTTTTTGGACAGtgtaaacaacagtaattgtgtgatgttggggatgcagggctgtgttccaaacgaAACAACTACAAgtctgcttgctctagttcctcaacggcacagctaggagagctcaaaaaggACGCTTTTAGAGTTGGAAGACTCTTcacataaaagtgcattgaattaaataatttattttttattatgttactgaaGTATCCAGATTACaggaaatgtaaaatgcacataaaatcaagcTTAATGTTTGGATTCAACCTTGTCAGCTGAACTGTTGTCCTCAACTTTGGTTGAATAATTTTCCCATAATAACCAATAACTGTTGCTACCATTCTTATGAATATGCTTTTAATGGTTGTTCTGTAAGAACCATTTCAATGTCGCCCTGTCCGTATAGGCCTCTACCCACAAGTCTGAAGGGTTAACACACGCGAACTGTACATTGTCGTAAGATGAGACGCAATTATGCCACCTTCTTAGACTGCTCCACACCTCAAACGCTTAAAATCCATCTAATTATCTGACTCCCAAATCGAAGGGTCATTTAATCCACAGAGGGATGCTTTTCCAGAGACAGATTAAGCCCAGTGCTGGACTGTTGCCTTCCTTCGCCCCCCCCTAAAACTTTAAAACTAAACCTTTATCCCATTCCTTCTCATCCCTCACCCTTCCAGCCGTCGTGGTACcagccccctccccctcctcccccggtGGCTCGTCCCAAGCTGTCTGCCACGGTGGTGACCCCGCGACCCCAGAAGCCCGCCTCCTCCATGTCCGTGCTGCGGCGGCGGCGCGTGCGGTGTAAGCGCTGCGAGGCGTGCGTCAGGACGGAGTGCGGGGACTGTAACTTCTGCAGGGACATGAAGAAGTTCGGCGGGCCGGGGAAACTGAAACAGACCTGCGTGCTCCGACAGTGTCTGGCGGTGagcgaaggggggggggggtgtttgttgttgtgtgtgtgtgtgtgagctgtctCATTTGTACAGTAGAAGCATTGTCACTCTCCCTCTGCTAGCTGTGTGTGTCACTTACTGCTTGGCTTTGATGCCTGTGTCCTTACTCTTTACCTCTGTTTCCCCGCTAGTATACTGTGTATGTGTTTTCATTCTGACAGAATATACTAGTCTGTGtattaactcctctctctctctcccacccagcCGGGTCTGCCCCTGTCAGTGGTGTGTGAGCTCTGTGGCGAGGGGaaccaggagggaggagaggggccaGTCTTCGCCCTCACCCTCATGGAGTGTTCCAACTGTGCCCAGATAGCCCACCCCGCCTGCCTCAAGGTAACCCCCGACACACTCCTCAATCTATACCCTACCTTCAAGTTTCAGCTTCATTAGCCATAAGTACATCGTAGTCACCAGAGCTCTCGCAAGCTAATCGGCATTCAAACGcacatgaccacacacacacaatcactttgttgttgttgtctgatgACATCGGTACAGATGAAGGTTAAACTCTCCCTCTTACCTCTAAccatccttttctctctccctccacctctctctctttctctctttctctgtctctctaggtgACAGGGGAGGGAGTGGTGAACACAGATCTGCCCAGCTGCTGGGAGTGTCccaaatgtgttctgggaatcaCCGACACTGAGGTAGACCCTCCTCCTTTATCtacacgcgctctctctctctcactcacacgctctctcacacgctctctcacacacacactgtgtcccGGCTAGCTAACGGCCGTGACTCTCTCCCTGTGCTGTGTGTCAGTCTTCGGGTaccgatgatgatgatgatgatgatgacgacagCGGGGCGTCCGTTGGCGTCGGCGCGAGCCCCCTCTCCCCcgccaccctctcctcctcccaggggCCTCTAGGGGTCTCCATGGAGCCAGGCTCTGCTCCTGGGTTGGGGGACGAGGGCTGGGGCGTGGTGTTACTGCTACACCCAGGGCTGGTTCCcaaccccccaccctcctcctggTCCTCAGAGGCGCCCCTTCCCTCCCCTGGTCAGCTACTACCACAGCAGTGTGGCCTCAAGCGGGCGGGGAGATGGGCAAGCGGGcacaggaagagggtgagaggcCTACCGCCGCCACCGTCCTTCCCCCCCCGCCCGTTACATCATCATCACGCGCCTATCGCTGCTCTGACTGACGAGGGGAGGGGCTGGGGGAGACGTGGCGCTTTGGGCTCCACAAATACTGTCTGAATGTAGAACCCTTTGCTTTAGGGTTGATATCAGACCTGAGGTTTAAGTCATTTCAAATACTTGATCTGTTCTTGTTTTGAGCTTCCCTAGTTTAATGttccaatagaatagtcccaaaactgCAAATCCCgcacatctggcactccaggcaaacTCAAGAAAAGTATTTAGAGGTTTTcaactatttgaacccaggtctagtCCATATGAGACAGTATTTGTGGAGCAGAAAGTCTTTGGCGCCTGAACGAAAGCACAAAGCATGCGGAGGTTGAGTGAGAGAAACGGCAGCTTGTGATGTGAATGTGCTTGTCTGTCTTCACAGTGCAGCAGGCATtatgtcaacagagatgttacaGTATTCAATGAACAGTGAATTTCTGTTGCATTGAtgtctgtcttttttttttttttgatttcaGGTGAAAGGGGACAAGAATAAAATGTTACACGCGGTAAGCATGCCAGCcaatgaaaatgtattaaattaaaccAAAGACCGTTTTTCATCCTTACCCTAACGGATACTtcgctccccctctcctttcctccctcctctctcctttcctccctctctccttccagaaaCGCAAGTCTACTTCGTATCTCGACGGCCGCGTCGCCAAGATCTACCGTCGCCGTGGTCACAGTCGAGACGACGACGATGACTCGGGCAGCGAGGACGACGACGacgatgatgaggaggatgatgatgatgatgaaggctCCAGGGGCGGAGGCGGCGGCGCGGGAAGGAAGATGTCCGGACCACGCCCTCGCGGCAGTGGCTCCGCCTCTCGAAGAGGCTACGGGACTGGGAGGCGAGGCATTTGGAGAGGCTCCTCCCACAGAGGGGCAGGCCGTGGGAGCGGGCTGGCCCCTTACTCCTCCCTGAAGATGAGGCGTGGCAGAGGGGGGCTGGGGGTGGGgcgaggggacagagagggggggcgCAGGGAGAGAGGCGGGAGAGTGCGCCTCCGGGGAGGCACCAGGATGCAGAGACGCAGGGACGAGTCGGAGGAGGACGacaacgatgatgatgatgatgacgacgatGAAGATGACGACAGCGAGGAAGATCCGCATCACCACCGGCATAAAGACCACCGGCAACGCCGCAGGCGGAGGAGAACGGACGAGGAAGACGATGATGAAGACGACGATGAGGAAGACAGCTCGGCCCGGGACCTGGAGGGGGAGGACGTGGACGATGAAGACGAGGATGAGGAAGACGACGAGAACCAGTCAGACTCTGAACCAGAGCCTCCTGTTCTCCTGGTGTCTGACCTTAACGACGACCTCCTAAACGGCTCGTACCTGACCGTGACCCTACAGCGCCCCCCCAGGGCCAAACGCCACCCCGGCTCCATCGTGCCCAAGCTGGAGGCCGCCATGTCTCCCAGAACCCACGGCGGCGGTCCAGGTTACGCCCAGCATAAAACCCTCGGGAAGACGCGGCACAAAAACGGCATGGTCGCCGCCGGCAACGGCCTGGCCCAGCCCGCCAAGAATCCAGTCGGCCGGCCGCCTCGTCACCGTATCAACAATCCCCAAGGCGACACagcagacagggagagggacactgcctctccttcctcctcagaCTCCTCGgcctcccccacccctcctccccacaCCTCCCACTCTCCTTCCTCGCTCTTGTCGCTGCCCTCCTTCAAGGATGTAGGAAACGAgaaaggaggggagaaggaggtgtgGGTGGCTGTGTTCCTTTACCTGAGCAGAGCTGAGCTGGCTAGCTGTATGACTGTCTGTAAGGCCTGGTACAAATGGTGAGTCAGACCCGTCCCTCTGTTATTAGAGTAACATTCAcagccatggggggggggggggaatcctaTACAGTTGCATATTGGGATATTATTTTTTTGGCAATATATCGTATTAACAATATTGTCATATTTTTGTGCTcgtttttccttcatagcttgttctccgtCTTTTTAAAATATGGATCAAATTTTATAAatcttatttccatgactgattttaaaacttgttttctcatggctctctgaGCAAAATGGTGAgccaatatgtttggaacatcgaatcgtaTTAAAATCACAGTATCGCGTTCCATATAGAATCGCATCGGCCCCCGAAGTATCGCGATAACATCACGTTGTGAGTTCCCTGGCAATAACCAGCCCTACTTATTGTTTCTATAGATAAAGGAGTTTATTTCCTGTTTCTGCTTCAATACAGTTTTAGGAT from Salmo trutta chromosome 11, fSalTru1.1, whole genome shotgun sequence harbors:
- the kdm2aa gene encoding lysine-specific demethylase 2A isoform X3 produces the protein MGSEILERSGTRRRYHDDGISDDEIEGKRTFDLEEKLRSERFTSDRVKRMEGKDLTFEYIQRGGLRDPIIFEKPDGLGIKMPDPDFSVNDVKIFVGSRRMIDVMDVSTQKGIEMSMAQWRRYYETPPSQRDKLYNVISLEFSHTKLENLVQRPTSVDIIDWVDNMWPRHLKERQRDSTNSITDMQYPKVQKYCLMSVQGCYTDFHIDFGGSSVWYHILRGGKVFWLIPPTPQNLELYEDWVLSGKQGDIFLGDKAQDCQRIELKQGYTFMIPSGWIHAVYTPVDTLVFGGNFLHSFNIPMQLNIYSIEDRTRVPAKFRYPFYYEMCWYVLERYLFSLTNTSYLTPDFQKHSLGIGLTRDPSTCESVNGHTQKEDEEEAPPTRGSKPGVKVHLTPFELEGLWNLLGKLESLPSQKNCVPAGIHNAPALLHDIRALLKEHANDIPKLSYTGKPIVKWPTRPSWYQPPPPPPPVARPKLSATVVTPRPQKPASSMSVLRRRRVRCKRCEACVRTECGDCNFCRDMKKFGGPGKLKQTCVLRQCLAPGLPLSVVCELCGEGNQEGGEGPVFALTLMECSNCAQIAHPACLKVTGEGVVNTDLPSCWECPKCVLGITDTESSGTDDDDDDDDDSGASVGVGASPLSPATLSSSQGPLGVSMEPGSAPGLGDEGWGVVLLLHPGLVPNPPPSSWSSEAPLPSPGQLLPQQCGLKRAGRWASGHRKRVKGDKNKMLHAKRKSTSYLDGRVAKIYRRRGHSRDDDDDSGSEDDDDDDEEDDDDDEGSRGGGGGAGRKMSGPRPRGSGSASRRGYGTGRRGIWRGSSHRGAGRGSGLAPYSSLKMRRGRGGLGVGRGDREGGRRERGGRVRLRGGTRMQRRRDESEEDDNDDDDDDDDEDDDSEEDPHHHRHKDHRQRRRRRRTDEEDDDEDDDEEDSSARDLEGEDVDDEDEDEEDDENQSDSEPEPPVLLVSDLNDDLLNGSYLTVTLQRPPRAKRHPGSIVPKLEAAMSPRTHGGGPGYAQHKTLGKTRHKNGMVAAGNGLAQPAKNPVGRPPRHRINNPQGDTADRERDTASPSSSDSSASPTPPPHTSHSPSSLLSLPSFKDVGNEKGGEKEVWVAVFLYLSRAELASCMTVCKAWYKWSCDKRLWSGVDVSRCPSLSSQALQGIIKRQPTSLDLSWTPVSKKQITLLIHRLPGLKELMIAGCSWSSMSALSTPSLPCLRTLDLRWAEGVKDTQIRDLVTPPGCDSRSRLRGCVVLRLAGLDISDSTLRLILRHMPLLERLDLAHCRDLTDQSVCLLTAAGTHTRNTLTEISLSGCNKLTDGCLAYLKRASGLALLDLRGCKGVTQQGCEGFISDLSHCVLFCMTEEKLIQRIS